In Aulosira sp. FACHB-615, the following are encoded in one genomic region:
- a CDS encoding ATP-binding protein gives MEVKEAIRFINELVYAKQGRWLEEPEKIVIKAAWLDLEYKEIADNSPYGFEILQRRVAPSLWVLLTGILGNGEKVTKKKLKAIVEQQNHNKLSNTKSDFKFLDILGGNPPEVAKFYGRSPELAMLQELVIREKCVAVIGEAGIGKSALVVKLLQALDIQDCYFNGFIWKSIGYSPSLSSLVTEFLKLISELENQNFDIPKSSEDKITLLIERLRLKPYLIILDSAEALLQGDRNKSPNPYGDEYIEYGTFFRRIVEAQHQSSLVLISRKPFVDITRLQNKGQSAVVLKIEGLRRDAFEILRDKGLKDEHKWGELVQIYHGNPLVLNIVASKIKLFFNNSVEDFLALNTVLLDDIIKENLDDYFKGIGRLTILEKEIVISLVEEMENKQIDLISNTELLSLLKTKGIRVSTSDFIDAINALIERFLVEQILNNQEELMLYIQPVIKKYIYTYCHQKQGKFSII, from the coding sequence ATGGAAGTTAAAGAAGCGATTAGATTTATAAATGAATTGGTGTATGCAAAGCAAGGAAGATGGCTAGAAGAACCGGAAAAAATTGTTATTAAGGCAGCTTGGTTAGACCTAGAGTACAAAGAGATAGCAGATAATAGCCCCTATGGATTTGAGATATTACAGCGTCGTGTAGCTCCAAGCTTGTGGGTATTATTGACAGGAATTTTAGGAAATGGGGAAAAAGTTACAAAAAAGAAGCTTAAGGCGATTGTAGAACAACAAAACCATAACAAGCTTAGTAATACTAAGTCTGATTTTAAATTTTTAGATATTTTAGGAGGTAATCCCCCGGAAGTCGCTAAATTTTATGGTAGAAGTCCAGAATTAGCAATGCTGCAAGAGTTAGTCATTCGGGAAAAATGCGTGGCAGTTATAGGAGAAGCAGGAATTGGCAAGAGCGCATTAGTAGTTAAGTTACTTCAAGCTTTGGATATTCAAGATTGTTATTTCAATGGTTTTATTTGGAAATCTATTGGCTACAGCCCCTCTTTGTCTAGTTTAGTTACTGAATTTCTTAAATTAATATCGGAACTAGAAAATCAAAATTTTGATATCCCTAAAAGTAGTGAAGACAAAATAACGCTATTAATTGAGCGATTAAGATTAAAACCTTATTTAATAATTTTAGATTCAGCAGAGGCTTTACTACAAGGAGATAGAAATAAAAGTCCTAATCCTTATGGAGATGAATATATAGAGTATGGAACATTCTTTAGAAGAATTGTAGAAGCACAACATCAAAGTTCTTTAGTATTAATTAGCAGAAAACCATTTGTTGATATTACACGTTTACAAAATAAGGGGCAATCTGCTGTTGTGCTGAAAATTGAAGGATTGCGTAGAGACGCATTTGAAATTTTGCGCGATAAAGGATTAAAAGATGAACATAAATGGGGAGAATTAGTACAAATATATCATGGAAACCCTTTAGTTTTAAATATTGTTGCAAGTAAAATAAAACTATTTTTTAATAATAGTGTAGAAGATTTTCTTGCTTTGAATACAGTTTTATTAGATGATATTATAAAAGAGAACTTAGACGATTACTTTAAAGGTATAGGGAGACTAACAATTTTAGAAAAAGAAATTGTAATTTCGTTAGTTGAAGAAATGGAAAATAAACAGATTGATTTAATTTCAAATACCGAATTGTTAAGTTTGTTAAAAACAAAGGGAATAAGAGTAAGTACATCTGATTTTATTGATGCTATCAATGCTTTGATTGAACGCTTTTTAGTTGAACAAATACTAAATAATCAAGAGGAGTTAATGTTATATATACAGCCTGTAATTAAGAAATATATTTATACATATTGCCATCAGAAGCAAGGGAAATTTTCAATAATTTAA